The Molothrus ater isolate BHLD 08-10-18 breed brown headed cowbird chromosome 1, BPBGC_Mater_1.1, whole genome shotgun sequence genome includes a window with the following:
- the MRPL55 gene encoding 39S ribosomal protein L55, mitochondrial isoform X2 translates to MAASRALSALRLLARSRPPLSACTRSNSNRAAIGHLQRQRYGRLYPLLLVSTDGSTVRLRYGEPKRILMMPLDSNTLPEAERKARLRRQFPRKPKAKEEETFEGIDLDTYKKFWKK, encoded by the exons ATGGCGGCCAGCCGTGCGCTGAG TGCCCTGCGCCTCCTGGCCCGGTCCCGGCCGCCGCTCTCTGCCTGCACCCGCAGCAATTCCAACCGTGCGGCCATTGGGCACCTGCAGCGGCAGCGCTACGGCCGCCTGTACCCGCTGCTGCTCGTCAGCACCGACGGCTCCACCGTCCGCCTGCGCTACGGAGAGCCCAAGAGGATCCTCATG atGCCCCTGGACAGCAACACACTGCCCGAAGCCGAGCGCAAGGCTCGTCTGCGCCGGCAATTCCCCCGCAAACCTAAGGCCAAGGAGGAGGAAACCTTCGAGGGCATCGACCTGGACACCTACAAGAAGTTCTGGAAGAAGTGA
- the MRPL55 gene encoding 39S ribosomal protein L55, mitochondrial isoform X1, whose amino-acid sequence MAASRALSSALRLLARSRPPLSACTRSNSNRAAIGHLQRQRYGRLYPLLLVSTDGSTVRLRYGEPKRILMMPLDSNTLPEAERKARLRRQFPRKPKAKEEETFEGIDLDTYKKFWKK is encoded by the exons ATGGCGGCCAGCCGTGCGCTGAG CAGTGCCCTGCGCCTCCTGGCCCGGTCCCGGCCGCCGCTCTCTGCCTGCACCCGCAGCAATTCCAACCGTGCGGCCATTGGGCACCTGCAGCGGCAGCGCTACGGCCGCCTGTACCCGCTGCTGCTCGTCAGCACCGACGGCTCCACCGTCCGCCTGCGCTACGGAGAGCCCAAGAGGATCCTCATG atGCCCCTGGACAGCAACACACTGCCCGAAGCCGAGCGCAAGGCTCGTCTGCGCCGGCAATTCCCCCGCAAACCTAAGGCCAAGGAGGAGGAAACCTTCGAGGGCATCGACCTGGACACCTACAAGAAGTTCTGGAAGAAGTGA
- the GUK1 gene encoding guanylate kinase isoform X2, with translation MILGRMRGAGIARAVMQGPRPVVLSGPSGAGKSTLLKKLLKDYENIFGFSVSHTTRQPRPGEVNGKDYHFVTREEMQREIDAGEFIEHAEFSGNMYGTSKGAVQAVQAQNQICVLDIDIQGVKNIKRTELDPIYISVQPPSIEILEKRLRERKTETEESLQKRLTAARVDLELSKEPGLFDLVIINDDLEKAYSELKEVLLEEIKKTEESRKS, from the exons ATGATCCTCGGGCGGATGCGCGGGGCGGGGATCGCCCGGGCGG TCATGCAGGGACCAAGGCCAGTGGTTCTGAGTGGCCCCTCAGGTGCAGGGAAAAGCACTTTGTTAAAGAAACTGCTCAAAGATTATGAGAACATCTTCGGCTTCAGCGTCTCCC ataCCACAAGGCAGCCAAGACCTGGAGAAGTGAATGGCAAAG ATTATCACTTTGTGACCAGGGAGGAAATGCAGAGGGAAATTGATGCTGGTGAATTTATCGAGCACGCGGAGTTCTCTGGGAACATGTACGGGACAAG TAAAGGAGCTGTGCAGGCCGTGCAGGCCCAGAACCAGATCTGTGTGCTGGACATCGACATCCAGGGCGTGAAGAACATCAAGAGGACGGAGCTGGACCCCATCTACATCTCGGTGCAGCCGCCCTCCATTGAGATCCTG GAGAAACGACTCCGGGAGCGGAAGACGGAGACAGAGGAGAGTTTACAGAAGCGTTTGACTGCAGCCCGCGTGGACCTGGAGCTCA GTAAAGAGCCTGGGCTGTTTGACCTGGTCATCATTAATGATGATTTAGAAAAGGCCTATTCTGAATTgaaggaggtgctgctggag GAAATCAAGAAGACTGAAGAATCCAGGAAGTCCTGA
- the GUK1 gene encoding guanylate kinase isoform X1 → MLCSSQNHSMGEVGRLEPPCRSFPVTAGALSLLGTCLKSYQVMQGPRPVVLSGPSGAGKSTLLKKLLKDYENIFGFSVSHTTRQPRPGEVNGKDYHFVTREEMQREIDAGEFIEHAEFSGNMYGTSKGAVQAVQAQNQICVLDIDIQGVKNIKRTELDPIYISVQPPSIEILEKRLRERKTETEESLQKRLTAARVDLELSKEPGLFDLVIINDDLEKAYSELKEVLLEEIKKTEESRKS, encoded by the exons atgctctgctcctcacagaatcacagcatgggTGAAGTTGGAAGGTTGGAACCTCCCTGCAGATCATTCCCTGTCACAGCAGGAGCTCTCTCCCTTCTTGGAACCTGTCTCAAATCTTACCAAG TCATGCAGGGACCAAGGCCAGTGGTTCTGAGTGGCCCCTCAGGTGCAGGGAAAAGCACTTTGTTAAAGAAACTGCTCAAAGATTATGAGAACATCTTCGGCTTCAGCGTCTCCC ataCCACAAGGCAGCCAAGACCTGGAGAAGTGAATGGCAAAG ATTATCACTTTGTGACCAGGGAGGAAATGCAGAGGGAAATTGATGCTGGTGAATTTATCGAGCACGCGGAGTTCTCTGGGAACATGTACGGGACAAG TAAAGGAGCTGTGCAGGCCGTGCAGGCCCAGAACCAGATCTGTGTGCTGGACATCGACATCCAGGGCGTGAAGAACATCAAGAGGACGGAGCTGGACCCCATCTACATCTCGGTGCAGCCGCCCTCCATTGAGATCCTG GAGAAACGACTCCGGGAGCGGAAGACGGAGACAGAGGAGAGTTTACAGAAGCGTTTGACTGCAGCCCGCGTGGACCTGGAGCTCA GTAAAGAGCCTGGGCTGTTTGACCTGGTCATCATTAATGATGATTTAGAAAAGGCCTATTCTGAATTgaaggaggtgctgctggag GAAATCAAGAAGACTGAAGAATCCAGGAAGTCCTGA
- the GUK1 gene encoding guanylate kinase isoform X3, translated as MQGPRPVVLSGPSGAGKSTLLKKLLKDYENIFGFSVSHTTRQPRPGEVNGKDYHFVTREEMQREIDAGEFIEHAEFSGNMYGTSKGAVQAVQAQNQICVLDIDIQGVKNIKRTELDPIYISVQPPSIEILEKRLRERKTETEESLQKRLTAARVDLELSKEPGLFDLVIINDDLEKAYSELKEVLLEEIKKTEESRKS; from the exons ATGCAGGGACCAAGGCCAGTGGTTCTGAGTGGCCCCTCAGGTGCAGGGAAAAGCACTTTGTTAAAGAAACTGCTCAAAGATTATGAGAACATCTTCGGCTTCAGCGTCTCCC ataCCACAAGGCAGCCAAGACCTGGAGAAGTGAATGGCAAAG ATTATCACTTTGTGACCAGGGAGGAAATGCAGAGGGAAATTGATGCTGGTGAATTTATCGAGCACGCGGAGTTCTCTGGGAACATGTACGGGACAAG TAAAGGAGCTGTGCAGGCCGTGCAGGCCCAGAACCAGATCTGTGTGCTGGACATCGACATCCAGGGCGTGAAGAACATCAAGAGGACGGAGCTGGACCCCATCTACATCTCGGTGCAGCCGCCCTCCATTGAGATCCTG GAGAAACGACTCCGGGAGCGGAAGACGGAGACAGAGGAGAGTTTACAGAAGCGTTTGACTGCAGCCCGCGTGGACCTGGAGCTCA GTAAAGAGCCTGGGCTGTTTGACCTGGTCATCATTAATGATGATTTAGAAAAGGCCTATTCTGAATTgaaggaggtgctgctggag GAAATCAAGAAGACTGAAGAATCCAGGAAGTCCTGA